A region from the Aricia agestis chromosome 12, ilAriAges1.1, whole genome shotgun sequence genome encodes:
- the LOC121732460 gene encoding acylamino-acid-releasing enzyme-like isoform X2, with product MMPSIWKMPSHMECVISTYKTLTKIPNVLFAKLDKSGGKIHSRWSIRNIDRGCNTHYTMEFKIDEKFNVLNKSTFGVNISNQLLSADSPSENFKAIIYEDKSGKDNKTFLEVWSNDTLTHSVDLTALDIHGNVYGDSEFGSVDWSPDEKFLVYVAEKKPKKSEPFIKRKPSKDEKEDVDNSDKKIVPGEEHLYKKDWGEQLIGKIQTVVVLCEIEAEKFTILQGLPETWCPGQVCFAPDGEHVIGVAWDVEKYRLGLIYCTNRHSYIFSLNTKTGAYKKLSPDGMSVRSPRLSPAGELVWLQRAAAGPHHAAHRLLRLPSSVINNLDTTEDIQSQVQTVIDIVETSMEISGDTFYGIYCQSLPKKCFSVDGRRLVFSTPQKNEVRSYVVDLDNRTIVDISNNKSEQGSTTVTSVRSGVVLAVCSNLTTPGKLFVAKLPPIGSEQSIQWSYVWGPTLPAKVAEVIKSATVKYLDHEHKASSDDVKSFTSIYMGPSSGTNYPLIVWPHGGPHSAFSNTYFLEAAFYNMLGFALLRINYRGSTGAGDANVRCIMGNVGQYDVKDCLLALNDARERVGYTEKVVLYGGSFGGFTTAHLAGQYPDMFKAVVMRNPVIDMVSKKNYGDNPDGCAVEAGFTYREDGPVTEDQLLALRRCSPLVHVHKVKAPTCLLLGSNDKRVPAYQGLEYGKRLKANGVKTRIHMYEDNHTLGSLPVEMDSLINAADWLITAIKPE from the exons ATGATGCCTTCTATATGGAAAATGCCTTCCCAC ATGGAATGTGTgataagtacttataaaacTCTTACAAAAATACCAAATGTTTTGTTTGCCAAATTGGATAAAAGTGGTGGAAAAATACACTCAAGATGGTCTATAAGGAACATAGATCGGGGATGTAACACACACTACACCATGGAATTTAAAATTGATGAGAAATTTAATGTCCTCAACAAGTCTACATTCGGAGTAAACATTAGCAATCA GCTGCTGTCAGCTGATTCTCCGAGTGAAAACTTTAAAGCAATCATATATGAGGATAAATCTGGTAAAGATAATAAaacctttttggaagtctggTCTAATGACACTCTCACTCACTCTGTAGACCTCACGGCTTTGGACATCCATGGAAATGTTTATGGGGATT cTGAATTTGGAAGCGTGGATTGGTCGCCAGATGAgaaatttttggtctatgtagCAGAGAAGAAACCAAAGAAATCCGAACCCTTCATTAAAAGGAAACCTTCTAAGGATGAGAAGGAAGACGTAGATAACTCAGATAAGAAAATTGTGCCA GGCGAGGAGCATTTATACAAGAAGGATTGGGGCGAGCAACTGATTGGGAAGATACAAACGGTGGTAGTACTGTGCGAAATCGAAGCTGAGAAGTTCACCATACTCCAGGGTCTGCCCGAGACCTGGTGTCCAGGACAG GTATGTTTCGCTCCGGACGGCGAACATGTGATAGGCGTGGCGTGGGACGTAGAAAAGTATAGACTGGGGCTGATCTACTGCACCAACCGACATAGCTACATCTTTAGTCTGAATACTAAGACGGGAGCTTACA AGAAGTTGTCACCTGATGGTATGTCGGTACGGTCCCCGCGGCTAAGCCCCGCCGGCGAGTTGGTGTGGCTGCAGCGCGCCGCCGCCGGCCCCCACCACGCCGCACACCGCCTGCTGCGCCTGCCCTCTAGCGTG ATTAACAACTTAGACACAACAGAAGACATACAATCACAAGTTCAAACAGTGATAGACATAGTTGAGACTTCTATGGAGATATCGGGGGACACTTTCTATGGGATCTACTGTCAGAGTCTACCGAAGAAGTGCTTCAGCGTAGACGGTAGAAGACTGGTGTTCAGCACACCACAGAAGAACGAAGTTAGGAGTTACGTGGTGGATTTAG ataaTCGCACCATCGTGGATATATCCAACAACAAGAGCGAGCAAGGCTCCACAACAGTAACCAGCGTGCGTTCGGGCGTCGTGCTGGCTGTTTGCTCCAACCTCACCACTCCCGGCAAA CTGTTCGTAGCAAAACTTCCTCCTATCGGCTCAGAACAATCAATCCAGTGGTCCTACGTGTGGGGCCCAACATTACCGGCCAAAGTAGCGGAGGTCATCAAGTCAGCTACTGTCAAGTATTTGGACCACGAACATAAAGCCTCTAGTGATGACGTCA AATCATTCACATCGATATACATGGGTCCCAGCTCCGGTACCAACTACCCGCTAATCGTGTGGCCGCACGGCGGTCCGCACTCCGCCTTCTCCAATACATATTTCTTGGAGGCTGCCTTTTATAATATGCTGG GCTTCGCGTTACTACGCATTAACTATAGAGGCTCGACTGGCGCGGGGGACGCCAACGTAAGATGCATAATGGGCAACGTCGGACAATATGACGTCAAAGACTGCCTTCTCGCTCTAAACGACGCGAGGGAAAGAGTCGGATATACCGAGAAAGTAGTCCTCTATGGCGGGAGTTTTGGCGGTTTCACTACGGCTCATTTGGCCGGACAATACCCGGACATGTTTAAGGCTGTGGTGATGAGAAATCCTGTAATCGATATGGTGTCTAAGAAAAATTACGGGGATAACCCTGACGG GTGTGCAGTAGAGGCCGGGTTCACGTACCGCGAGGACGGGCCTGTGACGGAAGACCAGCTGTTGGCTCTACGGCGATGCTCACCCCTCGTCCACGTGCATAAAGTGAAGGCGCCCACGTGTCTGCTGCTAGGGTCCAACGACAAGAGGGTACCGGCATACCAGGGGCTGGAGTACGGGAAGAGATTGAAGGCGAATGGAGTAAAGACCAG GATTCACATGTACGAGGATAACCACACCCTGGGCAGTCTGCCGGTCGAGATGGACTCCCTCATCAACGCGGCCGACTGGCTCATCACAGCTATCAAAcccgaataa
- the LOC121732460 gene encoding acylamino-acid-releasing enzyme-like isoform X3 yields MMPSIWKMPSHMECVISTYKTLTKIPNVLFAKLDKSGGKIHSRWSIRNIDRGCNTHYTMEFKIDEKFNVLNKSTFGVNISNQLLSADSPSENFKAIIYEDKSGKDNKTFLEVWSNDTLTHSVDLTALDIHGNVYGDSEFGSVDWSPDEKFLVYVAEKKPKKSEPFIKRKPSKDEKEDVDNSDKKIVPGEEHLYKKDWGEQLIGKIQTVVVLCEIEAEKFTILQGLPETWCPGQVCFAPDGEHVIGVAWDVEKYRLGLIYCTNRHSYIFSLNTKTGAYKKLSPDGMSVRSPRLSPAGELVWLQRAAAGPHHAAHRLLRLPSSVINNLDTTEDIQSQVQTVIDIVETSMEISGDTFYGIYCQSLPKKCFSVDGRRLVFSTPQKNEVRSYVVDLDNRTIVDISNNKSEQGSTTVTSVRSGVVLAVCSNLTTPGKLFVAKLPPIGSEQSIQWSYVWGPTLPAKVAEVIKSATVKYLDHEHKASSDDVKSFTSIYMGPSSGTNYPLIVWPHGGPHSAFSNTYFLEAAFYNMLGFASVLINYRGSVGAGEKSVNYLPSRIGEADVKDCERATLDVVEQFPVDRERLVLSGGSHGGFLVTSLSGQYPDLYRAVVTRNPVIDVAAMINTSDIPDWLRVTTH; encoded by the exons ATGATGCCTTCTATATGGAAAATGCCTTCCCAC ATGGAATGTGTgataagtacttataaaacTCTTACAAAAATACCAAATGTTTTGTTTGCCAAATTGGATAAAAGTGGTGGAAAAATACACTCAAGATGGTCTATAAGGAACATAGATCGGGGATGTAACACACACTACACCATGGAATTTAAAATTGATGAGAAATTTAATGTCCTCAACAAGTCTACATTCGGAGTAAACATTAGCAATCA GCTGCTGTCAGCTGATTCTCCGAGTGAAAACTTTAAAGCAATCATATATGAGGATAAATCTGGTAAAGATAATAAaacctttttggaagtctggTCTAATGACACTCTCACTCACTCTGTAGACCTCACGGCTTTGGACATCCATGGAAATGTTTATGGGGATT cTGAATTTGGAAGCGTGGATTGGTCGCCAGATGAgaaatttttggtctatgtagCAGAGAAGAAACCAAAGAAATCCGAACCCTTCATTAAAAGGAAACCTTCTAAGGATGAGAAGGAAGACGTAGATAACTCAGATAAGAAAATTGTGCCA GGCGAGGAGCATTTATACAAGAAGGATTGGGGCGAGCAACTGATTGGGAAGATACAAACGGTGGTAGTACTGTGCGAAATCGAAGCTGAGAAGTTCACCATACTCCAGGGTCTGCCCGAGACCTGGTGTCCAGGACAG GTATGTTTCGCTCCGGACGGCGAACATGTGATAGGCGTGGCGTGGGACGTAGAAAAGTATAGACTGGGGCTGATCTACTGCACCAACCGACATAGCTACATCTTTAGTCTGAATACTAAGACGGGAGCTTACA AGAAGTTGTCACCTGATGGTATGTCGGTACGGTCCCCGCGGCTAAGCCCCGCCGGCGAGTTGGTGTGGCTGCAGCGCGCCGCCGCCGGCCCCCACCACGCCGCACACCGCCTGCTGCGCCTGCCCTCTAGCGTG ATTAACAACTTAGACACAACAGAAGACATACAATCACAAGTTCAAACAGTGATAGACATAGTTGAGACTTCTATGGAGATATCGGGGGACACTTTCTATGGGATCTACTGTCAGAGTCTACCGAAGAAGTGCTTCAGCGTAGACGGTAGAAGACTGGTGTTCAGCACACCACAGAAGAACGAAGTTAGGAGTTACGTGGTGGATTTAG ataaTCGCACCATCGTGGATATATCCAACAACAAGAGCGAGCAAGGCTCCACAACAGTAACCAGCGTGCGTTCGGGCGTCGTGCTGGCTGTTTGCTCCAACCTCACCACTCCCGGCAAA CTGTTCGTAGCAAAACTTCCTCCTATCGGCTCAGAACAATCAATCCAGTGGTCCTACGTGTGGGGCCCAACATTACCGGCCAAAGTAGCGGAGGTCATCAAGTCAGCTACTGTCAAGTATTTGGACCACGAACATAAAGCCTCTAGTGATGACGTCA AATCATTCACATCGATATACATGGGTCCCAGCTCCGGTACCAACTACCCGCTAATCGTGTGGCCGCACGGCGGTCCGCACTCCGCCTTCTCCAATACATATTTCTTGGAGGCTGCCTTTTATAATATGCTGG GTTTCGCGTCCGTTCTAATAAACTACCGCGGCTCGGTCGGCGCGGGCGAGAAGTCAGTCAACTACCTGCCGAGTAGAATAGGGGAGGCGGACGTCAAAGACTGCGAGAGAGCTACCCTGGATGTGGTAGAACAGTTCCCGGTAGATCGGGAGAG GTTGGTACTGAGCGGCGGGTCCCACGGCGGGTTCCTGGTGACGTCGCTGAGCGGTCAGTACCCCGACCTGTACAGGGCCGTGGTCACGCGCAACCCGGTTATAGACGTCGCGGCCATGATCAATACCAGCGATATACCTGATTG GCTTCGCGTTACTACGCATTAA
- the LOC121732460 gene encoding acylamino-acid-releasing enzyme-like isoform X1 produces MMPSIWKMPSHMECVISTYKTLTKIPNVLFAKLDKSGGKIHSRWSIRNIDRGCNTHYTMEFKIDEKFNVLNKSTFGVNISNQLLSADSPSENFKAIIYEDKSGKDNKTFLEVWSNDTLTHSVDLTALDIHGNVYGDSEFGSVDWSPDEKFLVYVAEKKPKKSEPFIKRKPSKDEKEDVDNSDKKIVPGEEHLYKKDWGEQLIGKIQTVVVLCEIEAEKFTILQGLPETWCPGQVCFAPDGEHVIGVAWDVEKYRLGLIYCTNRHSYIFSLNTKTGAYKKLSPDGMSVRSPRLSPAGELVWLQRAAAGPHHAAHRLLRLPSSVINNLDTTEDIQSQVQTVIDIVETSMEISGDTFYGIYCQSLPKKCFSVDGRRLVFSTPQKNEVRSYVVDLDNRTIVDISNNKSEQGSTTVTSVRSGVVLAVCSNLTTPGKLFVAKLPPIGSEQSIQWSYVWGPTLPAKVAEVIKSATVKYLDHEHKASSDDVKSFTSIYMGPSSGTNYPLIVWPHGGPHSAFSNTYFLEAAFYNMLGFASVLINYRGSVGAGEKSVNYLPSRIGEADVKDCERATLDVVEQFPVDRERLVLSGGSHGGFLVTSLSGQYPDLYRAVVTRNPVIDVAAMINTSDIPDWCAVEAGFTYREDGPVTEDQLLALRRCSPLVHVHKVKAPTCLLLGSNDKRVPAYQGLEYGKRLKANGVKTRIHMYEDNHTLGSLPVEMDSLINAADWLITAIKPE; encoded by the exons ATGATGCCTTCTATATGGAAAATGCCTTCCCAC ATGGAATGTGTgataagtacttataaaacTCTTACAAAAATACCAAATGTTTTGTTTGCCAAATTGGATAAAAGTGGTGGAAAAATACACTCAAGATGGTCTATAAGGAACATAGATCGGGGATGTAACACACACTACACCATGGAATTTAAAATTGATGAGAAATTTAATGTCCTCAACAAGTCTACATTCGGAGTAAACATTAGCAATCA GCTGCTGTCAGCTGATTCTCCGAGTGAAAACTTTAAAGCAATCATATATGAGGATAAATCTGGTAAAGATAATAAaacctttttggaagtctggTCTAATGACACTCTCACTCACTCTGTAGACCTCACGGCTTTGGACATCCATGGAAATGTTTATGGGGATT cTGAATTTGGAAGCGTGGATTGGTCGCCAGATGAgaaatttttggtctatgtagCAGAGAAGAAACCAAAGAAATCCGAACCCTTCATTAAAAGGAAACCTTCTAAGGATGAGAAGGAAGACGTAGATAACTCAGATAAGAAAATTGTGCCA GGCGAGGAGCATTTATACAAGAAGGATTGGGGCGAGCAACTGATTGGGAAGATACAAACGGTGGTAGTACTGTGCGAAATCGAAGCTGAGAAGTTCACCATACTCCAGGGTCTGCCCGAGACCTGGTGTCCAGGACAG GTATGTTTCGCTCCGGACGGCGAACATGTGATAGGCGTGGCGTGGGACGTAGAAAAGTATAGACTGGGGCTGATCTACTGCACCAACCGACATAGCTACATCTTTAGTCTGAATACTAAGACGGGAGCTTACA AGAAGTTGTCACCTGATGGTATGTCGGTACGGTCCCCGCGGCTAAGCCCCGCCGGCGAGTTGGTGTGGCTGCAGCGCGCCGCCGCCGGCCCCCACCACGCCGCACACCGCCTGCTGCGCCTGCCCTCTAGCGTG ATTAACAACTTAGACACAACAGAAGACATACAATCACAAGTTCAAACAGTGATAGACATAGTTGAGACTTCTATGGAGATATCGGGGGACACTTTCTATGGGATCTACTGTCAGAGTCTACCGAAGAAGTGCTTCAGCGTAGACGGTAGAAGACTGGTGTTCAGCACACCACAGAAGAACGAAGTTAGGAGTTACGTGGTGGATTTAG ataaTCGCACCATCGTGGATATATCCAACAACAAGAGCGAGCAAGGCTCCACAACAGTAACCAGCGTGCGTTCGGGCGTCGTGCTGGCTGTTTGCTCCAACCTCACCACTCCCGGCAAA CTGTTCGTAGCAAAACTTCCTCCTATCGGCTCAGAACAATCAATCCAGTGGTCCTACGTGTGGGGCCCAACATTACCGGCCAAAGTAGCGGAGGTCATCAAGTCAGCTACTGTCAAGTATTTGGACCACGAACATAAAGCCTCTAGTGATGACGTCA AATCATTCACATCGATATACATGGGTCCCAGCTCCGGTACCAACTACCCGCTAATCGTGTGGCCGCACGGCGGTCCGCACTCCGCCTTCTCCAATACATATTTCTTGGAGGCTGCCTTTTATAATATGCTGG GTTTCGCGTCCGTTCTAATAAACTACCGCGGCTCGGTCGGCGCGGGCGAGAAGTCAGTCAACTACCTGCCGAGTAGAATAGGGGAGGCGGACGTCAAAGACTGCGAGAGAGCTACCCTGGATGTGGTAGAACAGTTCCCGGTAGATCGGGAGAG GTTGGTACTGAGCGGCGGGTCCCACGGCGGGTTCCTGGTGACGTCGCTGAGCGGTCAGTACCCCGACCTGTACAGGGCCGTGGTCACGCGCAACCCGGTTATAGACGTCGCGGCCATGATCAATACCAGCGATATACCTGATTG GTGTGCAGTAGAGGCCGGGTTCACGTACCGCGAGGACGGGCCTGTGACGGAAGACCAGCTGTTGGCTCTACGGCGATGCTCACCCCTCGTCCACGTGCATAAAGTGAAGGCGCCCACGTGTCTGCTGCTAGGGTCCAACGACAAGAGGGTACCGGCATACCAGGGGCTGGAGTACGGGAAGAGATTGAAGGCGAATGGAGTAAAGACCAG GATTCACATGTACGAGGATAACCACACCCTGGGCAGTCTGCCGGTCGAGATGGACTCCCTCATCAACGCGGCCGACTGGCTCATCACAGCTATCAAAcccgaataa